From one Bacteroidota bacterium genomic stretch:
- a CDS encoding T9SS type A sorting domain-containing protein, with protein MKKTLHILAALALAFSFGETKAQLADGSTAPNFTFTDMKGNTQDLYTYLNAGKVVVIDVSATWCNPCWVYHTSGALDQFYNTYGPSGSNKATVIFIEGDAATNDACMTNTGGCSKTPSQGDWTLNTAYPECNPTTAQGIGTFNSNYAIAYFPTMYMICVDKKIKKVDQYTAAQLASALNATCPPPSAGNDAGVSSVAAPNAFACGTSFTPSVTIRNFGNAALTSCTINYKVDNNPVQTYNWTGNLSSGCSIYTTGCTATITLPSITTALGSHTFTAYTSNPNSGADVNTANDSQNITFNAVTPSTSPVTEGVEGTFPDATCAVVNPDAGTTWVKHIPGGNGASANSSFMDCYNYAATGEMDYMVLAPMDFSNATSAQLTFDVAYAPYDATYFEKLDVEVSTNCGATWTNVYSKQSTTLATAAANTNQWTPSSTQWRTETINLSSYLGQSSVLAHFICTNGYGNELYVDNINLSALTSVSEMDMSNYISVFPNPSAGEVYVNVSPVFEKALDFKVTNMFGETVKKFSDASKHIEFTLNNLPNGMYFIEIQSGNSKTVKKIMLNK; from the coding sequence ATGAAAAAAACACTACACATCCTCGCTGCTCTGGCGCTCGCGTTCTCTTTCGGAGAAACAAAAGCGCAACTGGCTGACGGCAGCACCGCTCCCAACTTTACATTCACCGACATGAAGGGAAACACGCAAGACCTCTACACCTACCTGAACGCAGGCAAGGTGGTGGTGATTGATGTGTCGGCTACCTGGTGCAACCCGTGCTGGGTTTATCATACTTCCGGTGCGCTGGACCAATTTTACAATACCTACGGACCTTCCGGCAGCAATAAAGCAACCGTAATTTTTATTGAAGGCGATGCCGCCACCAACGATGCCTGCATGACCAACACGGGAGGATGTTCCAAAACTCCCTCACAGGGAGATTGGACATTAAATACGGCATATCCCGAATGCAACCCCACTACCGCGCAGGGAATCGGCACGTTCAATTCGAATTACGCCATTGCTTATTTCCCTACCATGTATATGATTTGTGTGGATAAAAAAATTAAAAAGGTTGACCAATATACCGCAGCGCAATTAGCAAGCGCATTGAATGCAACCTGCCCGCCTCCTTCTGCCGGAAACGATGCCGGTGTTTCTTCCGTTGCAGCGCCCAACGCGTTTGCCTGCGGAACATCCTTCACTCCCTCAGTGACTATACGCAATTTCGGCAATGCAGCGCTTACTTCGTGCACCATTAATTATAAAGTGGACAACAACCCGGTGCAAACCTATAACTGGACAGGCAACCTGTCAAGCGGCTGCTCTATTTATACTACCGGATGCACGGCTACCATTACGCTTCCCTCCATTACAACCGCACTGGGAAGCCATACTTTTACGGCTTACACCAGCAATCCCAACAGCGGTGCGGATGTCAACACCGCAAACGATTCGCAGAACATTACCTTTAACGCAGTTACTCCTTCAACTTCTCCCGTTACGGAAGGAGTGGAAGGAACTTTCCCCGATGCAACCTGTGCCGTGGTGAATCCCGATGCAGGCACCACCTGGGTAAAACATATTCCGGGAGGAAATGGCGCAAGCGCAAATTCTTCTTTTATGGATTGCTATAATTATGCCGCGACCGGAGAGATGGACTACATGGTGCTCGCTCCCATGGATTTTTCAAACGCAACCAGCGCGCAACTTACATTCGATGTTGCGTATGCTCCTTACGATGCAACCTACTTTGAAAAATTAGATGTGGAAGTTTCCACCAACTGCGGTGCAACCTGGACGAATGTTTATTCCAAACAATCCACCACGCTGGCAACCGCTGCCGCTAACACTAATCAGTGGACGCCTTCTTCTACCCAGTGGCGCACTGAAACAATTAATCTTTCTTCTTATCTCGGGCAATCAAGCGTGCTGGCGCATTTCATCTGCACAAACGGCTACGGCAACGAACTGTATGTAGATAACATTAACCTCAGCGCGCTGACCAGCGTGAGCGAAATGGACATGAGCAATTACATTTCTGTTTTCCCGAACCCGTCAGCCGGAGAAGTATATGTTAACGTAAGTCCGGTTTTTGAAAAAGCGCTCGACTTCAAAGTAACCAATATGTTTGGCGAAACAGTAAAGAAGTTCAGCGATGCTTCCAAGCACATTGAATTCACGCTGAACAATCTTCCGAACGGAATGTATTTTATAGAAATTCAATCCGGCAATTCGAAGACAGTTAAGAAAATCATGCTGAACAAATAA
- a CDS encoding TlpA family protein disulfide reductase: protein MKKNILFLLAGFILVSFIGDTRKIPSVDLKSLDGKTVNSAKFSNDGKPLIISFWATWCSPCKKELNTVADAFDDWKKETGVKLIAISIDDSKSSSNVKPYVDSKGWEFECYLDVNSDFKRAMNVNMPPHTFIVDGSGNIVWQHVGFKEGDEAQYIEVVRKLVKGEKIEH from the coding sequence ATGAAAAAAAATATTCTTTTCCTGCTTGCGGGATTCATTCTTGTTTCTTTCATTGGCGATACGCGGAAAATTCCATCGGTAGATTTGAAATCGCTCGATGGAAAAACAGTGAACAGCGCTAAATTCTCCAACGATGGAAAGCCCCTGATTATTTCTTTCTGGGCAACCTGGTGCAGCCCCTGCAAAAAAGAACTCAACACCGTAGCCGATGCGTTTGACGACTGGAAAAAAGAAACAGGCGTGAAACTCATTGCCATTTCCATTGACGATTCAAAAAGTTCTTCCAACGTGAAGCCCTATGTGGATTCCAAAGGATGGGAATTCGAATGCTACCTCGATGTAAATTCTGATTTCAAGCGCGCCATGAACGTGAACATGCCTCCGCACACCTTTATTGTGGACGGAAGCGGAAACATTGTTTGGCAGCACGTGGGTTTCAAAGAAGGAGACGAAGCGCAATACATTGAAGTGGTGAGAAAACTTGTGAAAGGCGAAAAGATTGAGCATTGA
- a CDS encoding Omp28-related outer membrane protein: protein MKPIHTSYLLLLTSYFLLAFLSCDKVKEPYVKTNSSSAGCPPPVFTAKAPMRKVLIEEYTGMRCGNCPGAALILENLRNTYGNKLIGIAAHANYYARPVPPESMPCSAPAGAFSHYLGCTAGENYFTVFNFPGNPYGLVNRHSVSGSPIIDPSNWDAAFQSIDSLPPDADINIITDYNTATRKLCISCKTTFLKAMNGAYNLSVLFVEDSILDWQEDYSLTPCYVQNYVFRNVLRDDINGNGLGFGEQIALGAIAVNDTAVKSYSYNVPAGFSTSIFSPNPASTPLSPCDYKHCYVLAFVFDANSASPTYREILQAEIKKIQ, encoded by the coding sequence ATGAAACCAATTCATACCTCTTACCTCTTACTTCTTACTTCTTACTTCTTGCTTGCTTTTCTATCGTGCGATAAAGTGAAAGAGCCCTACGTGAAAACAAACAGTTCATCTGCCGGATGCCCGCCTCCTGTTTTTACTGCGAAGGCGCCCATGCGCAAAGTGCTCATTGAAGAATACACGGGCATGCGCTGCGGAAACTGCCCGGGCGCTGCCTTGATTCTGGAAAACCTGCGGAACACCTACGGAAATAAACTCATCGGCATTGCCGCTCATGCAAATTATTATGCGCGCCCCGTTCCTCCCGAATCAATGCCCTGCAGCGCGCCTGCCGGAGCGTTCAGCCATTACCTGGGATGCACTGCCGGAGAAAATTATTTTACGGTGTTTAATTTCCCCGGAAACCCTTACGGGCTGGTGAACCGCCATTCTGTGAGCGGCAGCCCCATTATTGACCCCAGCAACTGGGACGCGGCTTTTCAGAGCATTGATAGTTTGCCGCCCGATGCCGACATTAACATTATTACCGATTACAACACCGCCACGCGCAAACTCTGCATCTCGTGCAAAACCACTTTTCTGAAAGCCATGAACGGAGCGTATAACCTTTCAGTTCTTTTTGTGGAAGACAGCATTTTGGACTGGCAGGAAGATTATTCCCTCACACCCTGCTATGTTCAGAATTATGTTTTCCGCAATGTGCTGCGCGATGACATTAACGGAAACGGGCTCGGCTTCGGAGAACAAATTGCTTTGGGCGCCATTGCTGTCAATGATACAGCGGTTAAAAGTTATTCGTACAATGTGCCTGCCGGATTTTCCACTTCTATTTTTTCACCCAACCCCGCCTCCACTCCGCTTTCTCCGTGCGATTACAAGCATTGCTATGTGCTCGCATTTGTTTTTGATGCCAACAGCGCCAGCCCCACTTACAGGGAAATTCTCCAGGCGGAAATAAAAAAAATTCAGTGA